A stretch of the Bacteroidota bacterium genome encodes the following:
- a CDS encoding sulfite exporter TauE/SafE family protein — protein sequence MTNIFILLALGLVAGICSGMVGIGGGLIIVPALVYFLGFTQQSAQGVSLTMFLLPIGILGVYNYYKGGHINSETIRFALIMCITFVAGSYFGSKIAIGLNQEILRKVFGAFVLLVALKMIFGK from the coding sequence ATGACAAATATTTTTATCCTGCTCGCGCTCGGATTGGTTGCCGGAATTTGCAGCGGAATGGTTGGAATCGGAGGAGGATTAATAATTGTTCCCGCACTGGTTTATTTTCTCGGCTTCACACAGCAATCCGCGCAAGGCGTATCGCTCACCATGTTTTTACTTCCCATCGGAATATTGGGAGTGTATAATTATTATAAGGGAGGACACATTAATTCTGAAACTATTCGCTTTGCGCTCATCATGTGCATCACCTTTGTAGCAGGAAGTTATTTTGGTTCAAAAATTGCCATCGGGCTAAACCAGGAAATTCTCAGAAAAGTTTTCGGAGCATTTGTGCTGCTTGTTGCGCTGAAAATGATTTTTGGAAAATAA
- a CDS encoding amidohydrolase: MELKEKIKSLSEKYLDEIISIRRHLHANPELSFEEYNTSKFISGKLKEWKIPFKSGIVKTGIVALIEGRKLSSPAGEGLGVRSIALRADMDALPIEEKNNMEYKSKNAGVMHACGHDVHTSSLLGAVKILNELKSEFSGTIKIIFQPGEEKAPGGASLMIKEGVLENPKPSAIFAQHVFPSLETGKVGFRSGKYMASTDEIYLTVKGKGGHAAMKGTYVNPLLITSEILLELEKKISDCKIPTALAFGRMHANGATNVIPDEVKVDGTFRTMDEAWRKEAQEIIKSICVSIARKSGGDCLINILNGYPALVNDEQTTSRAKKSAEEFLGKENVIELDLRMTGEDFSFYAQKIPACFYRLGTGNISRGITSGVHTPTFDIDESALKTGMGLMAWIAVNELK, from the coding sequence ATGGAACTGAAAGAAAAAATAAAATCGCTTTCCGAAAAATACCTGGATGAAATTATTTCCATCCGCAGGCATTTGCATGCCAATCCTGAATTATCGTTTGAAGAATACAACACTTCAAAATTTATTTCAGGAAAACTAAAAGAGTGGAAAATTCCTTTCAAATCCGGAATTGTAAAAACCGGAATCGTTGCTTTGATAGAAGGAAGAAAACTCTCCTCTCCTGCGGGAGAGGGGTTGGGGGTGAGGTCAATTGCATTGCGTGCCGACATGGATGCACTTCCCATAGAAGAAAAAAATAATATGGAATATAAATCTAAAAATGCCGGAGTCATGCATGCGTGCGGGCATGATGTGCATACTTCCTCCTTGCTTGGCGCTGTAAAAATTCTGAATGAACTCAAAAGCGAATTTTCTGGCACAATAAAAATTATTTTTCAGCCGGGAGAAGAAAAAGCACCGGGCGGTGCATCGCTGATGATTAAAGAAGGAGTTTTGGAAAATCCAAAACCGTCCGCAATTTTCGCGCAGCATGTTTTTCCTTCTCTCGAAACAGGCAAAGTTGGTTTCCGCAGTGGAAAATACATGGCGAGCACCGATGAGATTTATCTTACCGTGAAAGGAAAAGGCGGGCATGCGGCTATGAAAGGAACGTATGTGAATCCATTGCTAATCACTTCAGAAATTTTACTTGAACTTGAAAAAAAAATTTCTGATTGTAAAATCCCTACGGCTCTTGCTTTCGGAAGAATGCACGCAAACGGAGCAACGAATGTAATTCCTGATGAAGTGAAAGTTGACGGAACTTTTCGCACGATGGATGAAGCATGGAGAAAAGAAGCGCAGGAAATTATAAAATCAATTTGTGTTTCCATTGCAAGAAAATCAGGAGGTGATTGTTTGATTAATATATTGAACGGCTATCCTGCTCTTGTGAATGATGAACAAACTACTTCACGTGCAAAAAAATCTGCTGAAGAATTTCTTGGAAAAGAAAATGTGATTGAACTTGATTTGCGGATGACCGGAGAAGATTTTTCTTTCTACGCGCAAAAAATTCCTGCCTGCTTTTACCGGCTTGGAACCGGAAATATTTCCAGGGGAATTACTTCAGGCGTTCATACTCCGACTTTCGACATTGACGAGTCCGCTCTTAAAACCGGAATGGGTTTAATGGCATGGATTGCAGTGAATGAATTAAAATAA